A genome region from Natranaeroarchaeum sulfidigenes includes the following:
- a CDS encoding TrmB family transcriptional regulator: MPSLRDLGLSEYEARAYRSLLNTGPTTAKELSRVSDVPMGRIYDVLNSIEQYNLVRTQTASRPKKYVAVEPSTALDRLLDDKKRELEEKADQYEEIVDDLSTELHAAEPVEEQFWTAAVGAEETADLLVERLSAADERIVVVASDQTSLFDQGDIGDLVSKQLEAAIDRGVEINVLMTPGLVDSLPASVGQRHRETLSPHPDYEVRVSDDVTGTFNVIDDVEVCIQVPHPLAVNDTFGMIDLKDPEFATNIHDEFLPKWQDAEPLSF, encoded by the coding sequence ATGCCTAGCCTCAGGGATCTCGGCCTATCGGAGTACGAAGCTCGTGCATACCGGTCGCTACTGAACACGGGGCCCACAACCGCAAAGGAGTTGTCTCGGGTGAGCGACGTACCAATGGGTCGGATTTACGACGTGCTCAACAGTATCGAGCAGTACAATCTCGTCCGGACTCAGACCGCCAGTCGACCGAAAAAGTACGTCGCGGTCGAACCGTCGACCGCGCTCGATCGTCTGCTGGACGACAAGAAGCGCGAACTCGAGGAGAAAGCCGACCAGTACGAGGAGATCGTCGACGACCTGTCGACCGAACTGCACGCCGCCGAACCGGTCGAAGAACAGTTCTGGACCGCCGCGGTCGGCGCGGAAGAGACTGCCGACCTGCTCGTCGAACGCCTGTCGGCAGCCGACGAACGAATCGTCGTCGTCGCCTCCGACCAGACGTCGCTGTTCGACCAGGGAGATATCGGCGATCTCGTTTCCAAACAGCTCGAAGCCGCGATCGACCGGGGCGTCGAGATCAACGTCCTGATGACGCCCGGGCTGGTCGATTCGTTGCCCGCGAGCGTCGGCCAGCGCCACCGCGAGACGCTCTCACCGCATCCTGACTACGAGGTCCGGGTCAGCGACGACGTGACGGGGACGTTCAACGTGATCGACGACGTCGAGGTCTGCATTCAGGTGCCACACCCGCTCGCTGTCAACGACACCTTCGGTATGATCGACCTGAAAGACCCCGAGTTCGCGACCAACATCCACGACGAGTTCCTGCCGAAGTGGCAGGACGCCGAGCCGCTTTCTTTTTAG
- the cas6 gene encoding CRISPR system precrRNA processing endoribonuclease RAMP protein Cas6, producing MDLQPKPDSRLRQIELSLRADEQFAVPLSDGYSVYSALLALLQSDDEATSARVHNSNIGSLHSSGLRGPFGSTDRSHHKLVMPNTEYSLSLGITDPEDEAIFQALVSTLVLGDETLELTHGSLHLNSFESENTGHKELLSRASKFDDPSVEMEFRTATCIEEAGSVTTMFPTRTAVFPSLLGKWNNTAPDSLELDLDRETLAASVIEKPDARNYQTHSVLVNRVEGSNGNPQPIFKQGFSGPCTYEFKDASDSVQNAVTTLALFAEYAGVGSAVARGCGDVSVEVVDE from the coding sequence ATGGATCTCCAACCGAAACCAGACTCCCGACTCCGGCAGATCGAGTTGTCCCTCCGAGCTGACGAGCAGTTCGCCGTGCCGCTGTCTGATGGCTACTCTGTTTACAGCGCATTATTAGCCCTCCTGCAGTCGGACGACGAAGCTACGAGTGCTCGGGTCCACAACTCGAACATTGGTAGCCTTCACAGCAGTGGGTTGCGTGGTCCGTTCGGCAGTACTGACCGTTCACATCACAAGCTCGTCATGCCGAATACCGAGTATTCGCTCTCCTTAGGGATCACTGACCCCGAAGATGAGGCGATTTTCCAGGCGTTGGTTTCTACGCTTGTCCTTGGAGACGAGACTCTCGAACTGACTCATGGATCTCTTCACCTCAATTCCTTCGAGAGCGAGAATACTGGACACAAGGAACTACTTTCGAGGGCGTCGAAATTTGATGATCCCTCGGTCGAGATGGAGTTCCGTACGGCGACCTGTATCGAGGAAGCAGGCTCCGTGACGACGATGTTCCCGACCCGGACGGCCGTGTTTCCGAGCCTACTCGGTAAGTGGAACAACACAGCTCCCGACTCATTGGAACTGGACCTTGACCGCGAGACCCTGGCCGCGTCGGTAATTGAGAAACCCGACGCCAGAAATTATCAGACACATAGCGTGCTGGTGAATCGGGTCGAGGGCTCCAATGGGAACCCCCAACCGATTTTCAAACAGGGGTTCTCGGGACCTTGCACGTACGAGTTCAAAGACGCCAGTGATAGCGTCCAGAACGCTGTGACCACGCTCGCGCTGTTTGCTGAGTATGCTGGTGTTGGGAGTGCCGTCGCGCGTGGGTGTGGTGATGTTTCTGTAGAGGTGGTTGATGAATGA
- a CDS encoding tyrosine-type recombinase/integrase, translating into MKDGSESRPDFPEKLAERIEELPDHLNNQETIVGDGEFELTSEHPVSVVEYFISIHVDEWREDTFKDYSYDLTRFLEYCEYADIDDLSDLSSRDFEGFKKWRKKDGNIVLATLHGQLANVRVFTRWCETVEIVEQGLADEMDMPDLDRSDIVSYVRLDTETAEQIIEYHRQFDYVTRGFAEFALMWESLNRLGDVRALDLKHYNREEGYIVLEANEEEGTPLKNGESEVEGEGGEREISLSDWVCEVLNTYIDGTGDPAHPKRIDAEDEHGRKPLFTTRYGRASVSTVRRDLYRITQPCQYGVECPHDRNPNECDARQNNNRLSRCPSNVSPHPVRRGGICHQLKEGVAKDVICGKADVSRKVLNKHYDLRTKEEAREQRRKELKKHLEGYENSPTYNQETWLTQELPAVADGIRFTTDYLESLGETPDRTRLAKGLGGYLLFVTMIAINFELLGIGFDMVI; encoded by the coding sequence ATGAAAGATGGTAGTGAATCAAGACCAGATTTCCCTGAAAAATTAGCGGAGCGAATTGAAGAGCTCCCAGATCATCTGAACAATCAAGAAACTATTGTCGGGGATGGAGAGTTTGAGCTCACCAGTGAGCATCCAGTTAGTGTGGTGGAGTACTTCATCTCTATCCATGTCGATGAGTGGCGTGAAGATACATTCAAAGACTACTCATACGATCTAACACGCTTCCTGGAGTACTGTGAATATGCCGACATCGACGATCTCTCTGATCTGTCATCACGTGACTTTGAGGGCTTCAAAAAGTGGCGGAAGAAAGATGGAAATATCGTTTTAGCAACGCTACACGGCCAGTTAGCGAATGTCAGAGTGTTCACGCGGTGGTGTGAGACAGTCGAGATTGTTGAACAGGGGCTCGCTGACGAAATGGACATGCCGGATCTCGACAGATCAGATATCGTTTCGTATGTGCGGCTTGATACGGAGACAGCAGAGCAAATTATCGAGTATCACAGGCAGTTTGATTACGTCACCCGTGGATTCGCCGAATTCGCACTGATGTGGGAAAGTCTCAATCGCTTGGGAGACGTTCGCGCGCTGGATCTCAAACACTACAATCGTGAGGAAGGGTACATCGTACTCGAAGCCAATGAAGAAGAGGGAACTCCGTTAAAAAATGGTGAGAGCGAAGTCGAAGGCGAAGGTGGGGAGCGAGAGATTTCGCTTTCGGACTGGGTCTGCGAGGTCCTGAATACATACATTGACGGTACTGGTGATCCAGCGCATCCGAAACGTATTGATGCGGAAGACGAACATGGGCGCAAACCCTTGTTTACCACGCGATACGGCCGAGCATCGGTATCAACAGTCCGCCGAGACCTGTACAGGATTACGCAGCCTTGCCAGTATGGTGTCGAATGTCCTCACGATAGAAATCCAAACGAATGCGACGCTCGCCAAAATAATAACCGTCTGAGCAGGTGTCCGTCAAACGTATCTCCACATCCAGTCCGACGAGGGGGAATCTGTCACCAACTCAAAGAGGGCGTCGCAAAAGACGTGATCTGTGGTAAGGCCGATGTCTCTCGAAAGGTGCTAAATAAACATTACGACCTCAGAACAAAAGAGGAAGCGAGGGAGCAGCGGCGCAAAGAACTCAAAAAGCACCTTGAAGGATACGAGAACTCACCAACCTATAATCAAGAAACTTGGTTGACACAAGAATTGCCAGCGGTCGCTGATGGAATCAGATTTACAACCGACTATCTTGAGTCACTCGGCGAGACACCTGATCGGACGAGGCTGGCGAAGGGGCTTGGGGGATACCTCCTGTTCGTCACAATGATAGCGATCAATTTCGAACTGCTAGGTATCGGATTCGATATGGTCATCTAA
- the mptA gene encoding GTP cyclohydrolase MptA, translating into MSKQLPDVQATRPDVTVGLSQVGVTDVEKLVKVARPDKRPIVLMAEFEVFVDLPSWRKGADMSRNMEVIDETLEAATREEVYRVEDVCGDAAERLIEKHEYTSEVTVSMEAELVQRERTPASDRETQSTVDIIASATATEEGTREMIGVDVTGMTVCPCSQGMSESRARDKLEALDVDADAVEEFLEDVPQPGHSQRGHAKVTIESSGAPEVDLRDLIEVARDSMSGRIYNMAKRPDEDHMTYESHADAKFVEDCVRAMAEGVVEEFPDLADDAVVSMRQSNDESIHQHNAHAERHVEMGQLRSEVQE; encoded by the coding sequence ATGAGCAAGCAACTGCCGGATGTCCAGGCGACACGCCCGGACGTTACCGTCGGCCTGAGTCAGGTCGGCGTCACGGACGTCGAAAAACTCGTCAAGGTCGCCCGCCCCGACAAACGACCGATCGTGCTGATGGCAGAGTTCGAGGTCTTTGTTGACCTGCCATCCTGGCGAAAAGGCGCGGACATGAGTCGGAACATGGAGGTCATCGACGAGACGCTCGAAGCTGCAACCCGTGAGGAGGTGTACCGCGTCGAGGATGTCTGTGGCGACGCGGCGGAACGACTGATCGAGAAACACGAATACACGAGCGAGGTCACCGTCTCGATGGAAGCCGAACTCGTCCAGCGCGAGCGGACACCCGCCTCGGACAGAGAGACCCAGAGCACAGTAGATATTATCGCCAGCGCGACGGCAACCGAGGAGGGAACCCGCGAAATGATCGGCGTCGACGTGACGGGAATGACAGTCTGTCCCTGCTCGCAGGGGATGTCGGAGTCCCGCGCTCGAGACAAACTCGAAGCGCTCGACGTCGACGCCGACGCTGTCGAGGAGTTCCTCGAGGACGTGCCACAGCCGGGACACTCCCAGCGCGGCCACGCCAAGGTTACGATCGAGAGCTCCGGCGCACCCGAAGTAGATCTCCGGGACCTGATCGAGGTCGCCCGCGATTCGATGAGCGGCCGGATCTACAACATGGCCAAACGGCCCGACGAGGACCACATGACCTACGAGTCCCACGCCGACGCCAAGTTCGTCGAGGACTGTGTGCGGGCGATGGCCGAGGGCGTCGTCGAGGAGTTCCCCGACCTCGCCGACGACGCGGTCGTTTCGATGCGCCAGTCCAACGACGAGTCGATCCACCAGCACAACGCCCACGCTGAGCGGCACGTCGAGATGGGGCAGCTGCGCTCGGAAGTGCAGGAGTAA
- a CDS encoding thioredoxin domain-containing protein produces MDEHAARTGVEWYEWGPEPFKIADRAGKPILLSLSATWCSWCHEMDEETYGDPRIAANINDGFVPVRVDVDRHPRVRERYNMGGFPSTVFLTPEGELLTGSGYLGPEGMRQVITSVRKMWDGKGSSAGRVPRAVSGDSPPAGQIREEIERHFLGALHETYDERAGGWGTNAKFPMPRTIEFALKREREQAERTLSAISANLFDEYAGGFFRYAAEGNWADPHYEKLLDTNAALVRAFANAYLYTGTEEYREPAERTIDYLTTTLWTGSAFAGSQSAGEGAGYYTLEPTEREQAEAPPVDTTVFADRNALAVDALLTYYAYTDENRARRYAERALDHLQRELIDDGTVLHYLEGDERGERLLLADHAHTLAALITAREVLGADTIETARTVADAAIEELFDESSFRDGPATGLGLLDKPLRPLDGNVEMADALLDLYAITGTERYRDVARETVETFAGAYDRFGPQVTGFGAVTTRLLNETLTIHVGDAAGSDLHRAALRVGDHEKVVVPDATGVEDGTAVARRGDRSTDPAATPDELERSVRTLSIA; encoded by the coding sequence ATGGACGAACACGCAGCCCGGACTGGCGTCGAGTGGTACGAGTGGGGTCCGGAGCCGTTCAAGATTGCTGATCGCGCGGGCAAACCGATCCTGCTGTCGCTGTCAGCAACGTGGTGTTCGTGGTGTCACGAGATGGACGAGGAGACCTATGGCGATCCCCGCATCGCCGCGAACATCAACGACGGCTTCGTTCCGGTGCGGGTTGATGTCGATCGCCATCCACGGGTTCGCGAGCGGTACAACATGGGTGGGTTTCCGTCGACTGTCTTTCTGACGCCCGAGGGAGAACTGCTGACCGGGTCGGGCTATCTCGGGCCCGAGGGGATGCGTCAGGTGATCACGAGCGTCCGAAAGATGTGGGATGGAAAGGGCAGTTCAGCGGGCCGTGTCCCCCGGGCGGTCAGCGGTGATAGTCCACCTGCGGGCCAGATACGCGAGGAGATCGAACGGCACTTTCTCGGTGCACTCCACGAGACCTACGACGAGCGGGCGGGCGGATGGGGAACGAATGCGAAGTTCCCGATGCCCCGGACCATCGAGTTCGCGCTCAAACGCGAGCGCGAGCAGGCCGAGCGGACCCTCAGCGCGATCAGCGCGAACCTGTTCGACGAGTACGCGGGCGGCTTCTTCAGATACGCCGCCGAGGGCAACTGGGCGGATCCCCACTACGAGAAGCTGCTGGACACGAACGCCGCGCTGGTGCGGGCGTTCGCAAACGCCTATCTCTACACCGGCACGGAGGAGTACCGCGAACCGGCAGAGCGAACCATCGACTACCTGACGACGACCCTGTGGACCGGGTCGGCCTTTGCTGGCAGCCAGTCCGCAGGCGAGGGTGCGGGCTACTACACGCTGGAGCCCACCGAGCGCGAGCAGGCCGAGGCCCCACCGGTCGATACGACAGTCTTCGCCGACCGGAACGCGCTGGCCGTCGACGCGCTCCTGACTTATTACGCCTACACGGACGAAAACCGAGCACGTCGATATGCAGAGCGAGCACTCGATCACCTTCAGCGGGAACTGATCGACGACGGAACGGTGTTACACTATCTCGAGGGCGACGAGCGTGGCGAACGGCTCCTGCTGGCAGACCACGCACATACGCTTGCAGCGCTCATAACGGCCCGTGAAGTGCTCGGAGCTGATACGATTGAGACCGCCCGCACCGTCGCCGACGCGGCCATCGAGGAACTGTTCGATGAGTCCTCGTTCCGTGACGGTCCCGCTACGGGACTCGGTTTGCTCGATAAGCCGCTCCGTCCACTCGACGGCAACGTCGAAATGGCCGACGCGTTGCTCGATCTCTATGCTATCACTGGCACCGAACGATATCGTGATGTCGCACGGGAAACGGTCGAGACGTTCGCCGGTGCCTACGACCGGTTCGGCCCGCAAGTAACCGGGTTTGGCGCTGTTACTACTCGGCTCCTGAACGAGACGCTGACGATCCATGTCGGTGATGCCGCCGGTTCCGACCTGCACCGCGCCGCACTTCGCGTCGGCGATCACGAGAAGGTCGTGGTGCCGGACGCAACCGGAGTGGAGGACGGTACAGCTGTCGCGCGACGCGGCGACCGATCGACCGATCCCGCAGCGACACCCGACGAGCTCGAACGGAGCGTTCGGACGCTCTCAATAGCGTAG
- the cas3 gene encoding type I-D CRISPR-associated helicase Cas3': MTEFEVAGASLATETPEPALEDRGFEYARAFQNRVIEWIHDGTDPVSVVRAPTGGGKTATFYELIDSRDMTLLVYPTNALLRQQRERFEDDDVDVAVLNANTLEGHGHERTEQLIGFVNSYAADYDAILTNPDILQAAIQDMYVGSDPMRFFNWFDAIVYDEFHFYDALSASGLLLQIKIIAERQSDPKILLASATPNDEFVEFLREQVGLTVRDIGADYDPDGDQFRHRMVVRRHEDRKIFDYRDEIAAELEAKVEAVDDYDDPEVVLVFNSAKDSNDFHDFLYHEYPTVFEHTAKDNGFDTNDEGADLNDTEFYILNTTSKGEVGLDYDVTTLYMEKPFTASAFLQRFGRAGRQSEATVDIYGLGQGPWGENVDFPSFAEQIYEGLDSTQMNQKRLADLVGFRAAYAIMKREEDSYGFNQELREDFKSNIDRYEKWYRFIRAVNAECGEIKDGFGPGKYSQNDPEAKLLEFTRECFKTFQGLRGRSLSASIKYPRGDRLGVTTYDLSTTLRNYDIVDVGDDDILVLGPADDTILSTVTARLPAYETEPTQYDQTRGEIEEQLQTKIHRHIDQAELNNEFEVSTELLHRLFRIIDIVDAIIPSRITTSEYDIEIDDNSGGPPAINVQPRQI; encoded by the coding sequence ATGACCGAATTCGAGGTTGCTGGCGCGAGCCTTGCGACAGAGACACCGGAACCGGCACTCGAAGATCGTGGCTTCGAATACGCCCGTGCGTTCCAGAACCGCGTTATCGAGTGGATTCACGATGGCACCGACCCCGTATCGGTTGTTCGTGCGCCCACTGGCGGGGGAAAGACCGCGACCTTCTACGAACTCATCGACTCACGGGATATGACACTTCTCGTCTATCCCACGAACGCGCTTCTCCGGCAGCAACGAGAGCGATTTGAGGACGACGATGTCGACGTCGCTGTCCTCAACGCAAACACGTTAGAAGGTCATGGACACGAACGGACGGAACAACTGATCGGCTTCGTCAACTCGTATGCAGCCGATTACGATGCAATTCTAACGAATCCTGACATCCTGCAGGCAGCGATCCAGGATATGTACGTCGGGAGTGACCCGATGCGGTTTTTTAATTGGTTCGATGCGATTGTCTACGACGAGTTCCATTTTTATGACGCTCTGTCAGCAAGCGGTCTGCTGTTGCAGATCAAGATTATTGCCGAACGACAATCCGATCCAAAGATACTGCTTGCGTCTGCAACGCCGAACGATGAGTTCGTCGAGTTCCTTCGTGAACAAGTCGGCTTGACTGTCCGCGATATCGGTGCCGACTACGACCCGGATGGCGATCAGTTCCGACACCGAATGGTTGTCCGTCGACACGAAGACAGGAAGATATTCGACTATCGAGACGAGATTGCCGCAGAACTCGAAGCAAAAGTTGAGGCAGTCGACGACTACGACGATCCGGAGGTTGTCCTCGTATTTAATAGTGCGAAGGACAGCAACGACTTCCATGATTTCCTCTACCACGAGTATCCGACTGTTTTCGAACACACCGCCAAAGACAACGGGTTCGATACGAACGACGAGGGTGCCGACCTCAACGATACGGAGTTCTACATCCTCAATACCACCAGCAAGGGAGAAGTTGGACTCGATTACGATGTGACGACGTTGTATATGGAAAAACCCTTCACCGCGAGTGCGTTTCTTCAGCGATTTGGGCGAGCAGGTCGTCAGTCGGAAGCGACCGTCGACATATACGGCCTCGGACAGGGACCGTGGGGCGAGAATGTTGATTTCCCCTCCTTCGCCGAACAGATCTACGAAGGACTGGACTCGACGCAGATGAATCAAAAACGGTTAGCTGACCTCGTCGGGTTCCGAGCGGCCTACGCCATTATGAAACGTGAGGAAGACTCATACGGGTTTAATCAGGAGCTGCGTGAGGACTTCAAGTCAAACATCGACAGATACGAAAAATGGTACAGGTTTATTCGGGCCGTTAACGCCGAATGTGGTGAAATAAAAGACGGATTCGGTCCGGGAAAGTACTCACAGAACGATCCCGAAGCGAAACTCTTGGAGTTCACCAGAGAATGCTTCAAAACGTTTCAGGGGCTTCGTGGTCGGTCGCTGTCGGCGTCGATCAAATATCCACGAGGAGACCGACTCGGTGTTACGACCTACGATCTCTCGACAACACTCCGTAACTACGATATCGTTGACGTTGGTGACGACGATATTCTGGTTTTGGGGCCAGCGGACGATACTATTCTATCGACCGTGACGGCACGTCTTCCAGCATATGAGACAGAGCCGACCCAGTACGATCAGACGAGAGGAGAGATAGAAGAACAGCTCCAGACGAAGATACACCGACATATCGATCAAGCCGAATTAAACAACGAGTTTGAGGTGTCGACAGAGCTGTTACATCGGCTGTTCCGCATCATCGATATCGTTGATGCAATCATTCCCTCTCGCATTACAACCTCCGAGTATGACATCGAAATCGATGACAACTCCGGTGGCCCGCCAGCAATCAATGTCCAGCCGCGTCAAATATGA
- a CDS encoding NAD(+)/NADH kinase, protein MHVGIVAQRGNERAVGLARTLVETLTSEDLRTSVDTATGDALDRSGVDVTEMVTCDLVVSIGGDGTFLYAARGAGATPVIGVNLGEVGFLNAVAPVDAIDAVTTEVERLRDSGQVQARDLPRLQATNDEWSLEPAINEIVFQGPQRGHGMGADFEVRIDGEVYTTGHADGVLVSTPTGTTAYNLSEGGPLVHPGLNAFVVTEMCPTDSMPPLVVDADSTVSVTVSNADEAFVVSDGRTRQRLDPPASVSVATADVPVRLAGGSADYFQALKKLE, encoded by the coding sequence ATGCACGTTGGGATCGTCGCACAACGAGGTAACGAGCGAGCTGTTGGCCTCGCACGAACCCTCGTTGAGACGCTCACGAGCGAGGATCTCAGGACCTCAGTCGATACGGCAACCGGTGACGCACTTGACCGATCTGGTGTGGATGTCACCGAGATGGTGACGTGTGATCTGGTCGTCTCGATTGGCGGAGACGGGACGTTTCTATACGCCGCTCGCGGGGCTGGTGCGACGCCGGTTATCGGCGTCAACCTCGGTGAGGTCGGGTTTCTGAACGCGGTTGCACCCGTCGACGCGATCGATGCGGTCACTACCGAAGTCGAACGACTCCGTGACTCCGGTCAGGTTCAGGCCCGCGATCTACCGCGTCTGCAGGCCACAAACGATGAGTGGTCGCTCGAACCGGCGATCAACGAGATCGTCTTTCAGGGACCACAGCGTGGTCACGGCATGGGCGCGGACTTCGAGGTCCGTATCGACGGAGAGGTGTACACGACTGGCCACGCCGACGGTGTGCTCGTTTCCACGCCGACCGGTACCACCGCGTACAACCTCAGCGAGGGCGGCCCTCTCGTCCATCCGGGGCTCAACGCCTTCGTCGTTACCGAGATGTGTCCGACAGACTCGATGCCGCCGCTAGTTGTCGATGCCGACAGCACGGTGTCAGTGACCGTCTCGAACGCTGACGAAGCCTTCGTCGTCAGCGACGGCCGGACCAGACAGCGCCTCGATCCACCGGCCAGCGTCTCCGTTGCGACGGCCGATGTTCCGGTCCGACTCGCTGGGGGGAGCGCCGACTACTTTCAGGCGTTGAAGAAACTGGAGTGA
- a CDS encoding FxsA family protein — protein sequence MFKRILALLMLIPLLDSVLLVALGVFWVSWIGGLEIVLLVVLTALIGTLAVHAEGKRTIRKLQGSLRAGEVPTNQLIDGGFLIAAGAFLLTPGLVTDLIGFLLVIPPTRIAIRAVVKKFVIVPYIDKQTGGFATGNVYTFGFPGDTGEGPGPARGGDPFDISGGSGSADDSFDASRRSDGGDDVYDLGDDSYDVEFDESGESSDR from the coding sequence ATGTTCAAGCGGATCCTGGCCCTGTTGATGCTCATCCCGCTGCTGGACTCGGTGTTGCTGGTCGCACTGGGCGTCTTCTGGGTCAGCTGGATCGGCGGACTCGAGATCGTCCTGCTGGTCGTCCTGACGGCGTTGATCGGCACCCTCGCGGTACACGCCGAAGGTAAGCGAACGATCCGGAAGCTTCAGGGCTCGCTTCGGGCTGGCGAAGTCCCGACCAACCAGCTGATCGACGGCGGCTTCCTGATCGCCGCCGGAGCCTTCCTGCTCACGCCGGGACTCGTAACCGATCTTATCGGCTTCCTGCTCGTGATTCCGCCCACGCGGATCGCCATCAGAGCCGTCGTCAAAAAGTTCGTCATCGTCCCGTACATCGACAAACAGACCGGCGGCTTCGCCACCGGAAACGTCTACACATTCGGGTTTCCCGGCGACACGGGCGAAGGGCCAGGCCCGGCACGGGGTGGTGATCCGTTCGACATCAGCGGAGGATCAGGGAGCGCTGACGATTCCTTCGATGCGAGTCGACGGTCCGACGGGGGCGACGACGTATACGACCTCGGCGACGACTCCTACGACGTCGAGTTCGACGAATCCGGAGAGTCGTCGGATCGCTAG
- the csa3 gene encoding CRISPR-associated CARF protein Csa3 has protein sequence MQTYISPIGFNTTSVTRALINHGIDGGDSVVLIRPAEETDNNRGTEAVADVEQLLQEIASTITVSVTRIPHDEFDTAVMRCSETIRTAEGEVVVSLSGGARDVLLPLTVATMAHYETVESTLGYSDIDGQIREWHLPNITATPSDGQRKTLTAIKDAEGKVSIPELTTHRESAKSTITRHVNDLEDDGFVTSQTVNRTKHVSITLAGRLCLARTRSF, from the coding sequence ATGCAAACATATATTTCGCCGATCGGATTTAATACGACGAGCGTAACACGTGCATTAATAAACCATGGTATTGACGGTGGCGACTCGGTAGTACTGATTCGGCCAGCAGAAGAGACAGATAATAACCGTGGGACCGAAGCAGTTGCAGATGTCGAACAGCTATTGCAGGAAATTGCATCGACGATTACAGTCAGCGTCACGCGCATCCCACACGACGAGTTCGATACTGCAGTGATGCGATGTAGTGAGACAATTCGTACGGCCGAAGGCGAGGTGGTTGTAAGTCTTAGTGGGGGAGCACGCGATGTACTCTTACCGTTGACGGTGGCGACAATGGCCCATTACGAAACAGTCGAATCAACACTCGGCTACAGCGATATCGACGGCCAAATTCGTGAGTGGCACCTACCGAACATTACTGCTACGCCTTCGGATGGACAACGAAAGACGCTTACAGCGATCAAGGATGCTGAGGGCAAAGTTTCGATCCCCGAACTCACCACACACCGTGAATCGGCCAAAAGCACGATCACACGACACGTAAATGATCTTGAAGACGATGGATTTGTAACATCACAAACTGTAAACCGAACCAAGCACGTCTCGATTACGCTTGCTGGGCGGCTATGTCTGGCGCGAACTAGGTCTTTCTAA
- the cas7d gene encoding type I-D CRISPR-associated protein Cas7/Csc2 has protein sequence MTLQYPTTGLEESFEIYRKRKPSVTLIVKRNVTEPTLFRNSSHDRAETQEFGDKLHAQVNGEKFTSKERLTGLSLLRQLDDEFVDEDYAYNEPTDLEGSLNVGTLTYGLAGTGDQDFAIKSRVVEGYTYTTDEYDLMNKETRNAVYESGTMRNEDGDQSEALFDFVKVQPGNDLVHFITLEAATGPMLLYALHNILNTGKYGARETRTGRNIRNEVLGVVLGDHDTSLSTGELLLEYHDEGDDLEASIGEYIETVQRTDWEVYGEVDGADPFPEWYERLEAVASREADDADEVLREEFAELMDAAEDVFIGDD, from the coding sequence ATGACACTCCAGTACCCAACCACCGGTCTCGAAGAATCGTTCGAAATCTACCGCAAACGTAAGCCCTCGGTCACACTCATCGTCAAGCGAAACGTGACCGAGCCCACGCTGTTCCGAAACTCCAGCCACGACCGCGCCGAAACCCAGGAGTTCGGCGACAAACTGCATGCCCAGGTCAACGGCGAGAAGTTCACCAGCAAGGAACGGCTGACCGGGCTCTCGCTCCTCCGACAGCTCGACGACGAGTTCGTCGACGAGGACTACGCATACAACGAACCTACAGATCTCGAAGGCTCACTGAACGTCGGGACACTGACCTACGGCCTAGCCGGAACTGGCGACCAAGACTTTGCGATCAAATCACGAGTCGTTGAGGGCTACACGTACACGACCGACGAGTACGACCTGATGAACAAAGAGACCCGGAACGCAGTCTACGAGTCCGGTACGATGCGAAATGAGGACGGCGATCAGTCCGAAGCCCTCTTCGATTTCGTCAAGGTCCAACCTGGCAACGATCTCGTTCACTTCATCACCCTCGAAGCCGCAACCGGGCCGATGCTGCTCTACGCGCTCCACAACATCCTCAACACCGGCAAGTACGGAGCCCGCGAGACCCGAACCGGACGGAACATCCGAAACGAAGTTCTCGGTGTCGTCCTCGGGGATCACGACACATCCCTGTCGACCGGCGAACTTCTGTTAGAGTATCACGACGAAGGTGACGATCTCGAAGCCAGTATCGGAGAATATATTGAAACCGTCCAGCGAACGGATTGGGAAGTCTACGGCGAGGTCGACGGAGCAGACCCATTCCCAGAGTGGTACGAACGGTTGGAGGCAGTCGCCAGCCGGGAGGCAGATGATGCCGATGAGGTGCTCCGTGAAGAGTTTGCGGAACTGATGGACGCCGCCGAAGACGTGTTTATTGGTGATGATTGA